Part of the Gramella sp. Hel_I_59 genome, GCACCGCAACCACTTTCAAGAAGAAGTTCACGAACATCCTTCACATCAGCTTTAGCAGGATCCAGCTTTTTGAATTCACGGTAAGTGTTTTCAGGATCTGCTTCGATGATTATTTCGAGGATCCTTCTTTTGTCACCTCTTTTGATTTCTTTAAGAACACCACTAACTGGTGTAGTAAAGCGAATTTCCTCGGTATATTTCGAATAGAAAATCTCATCACCTGCAAGAAGCTTAGCTCCTTCTTTTACTACCATTTTTGGCACAACAGTGTGAAAATCTGGCGGTTTGATCGCGTAAGTTTTGGATCTCGGAGCCTTTACAAGCTCTTTTTCCGCCGCCCCTTCTAATCGCAGAGATAATCCTCTTTTAATTCGAATGTCTTTTGACATAGGATGGAGTGTATGTTAAATTTTTAGTTTAAAGTCGGGCAAATTTAAGAATTTTCACTCCATTTATCCCAAGAAATGTCAGAATTTTACTTTGGTCAACTGTTAAATTAAATGGATGCAAAATGCTAATTTCTATTAACTTTGCTATTTACTCAAACTTTATGAAAGGCTTTCTAATTTTCTTTGCGTTTTGCCTGCTTCAGCCGTGCATTTATGGCCAGGTTGTTAAAGAAACCCTGCCACCTCCATTCATTAGAACCATTATTTTCCAGGGAGATTCCGTAGAAAATAAAGGAAATCCTATCATTCGATTGGGTGCCAACCTGCAATTAAGCTTTGATGATATCATTGGAGACGAAGCCGATTACTATTACACGATCGAACATTATAATTTCGATTGGACACCTTCTCAACTCAACAAAAACGAGTATCTCGAGGGTTTCGATGATGTTAGAATCATCAATTACCGGAATTCGCTAAATACCCTACAACCCTATACTCATTACGAGCTTGACATTCCGAATAAAAATGTTCGCGGACTCAAAGTTTCGGGCAACTATATGATTAGCGTCTATAATGCGCAAAGAGAAAAGGTATTCTCACGAAAATTCATGGTTTATGAACCTGTAGCGCAAATTACTGCGGAAGTAAAAAGAGCCAGAAACCTTCAGTTTATCGATGAAAAGCAAATTATAAACTTCAGTATTAATTCTCCAGATCTGCTTCTGAAGAATCCTGACAGGAATGTCAAGGTGAGCCTCATTCAGAATTTCAATTTAAAAACTGCGATTACAGATCTTAAACCTCAATATACCATTGCCAACGAACTCATCTATCGCTATGACACTGAATCTTCCTTTGTGGGTGGCAACGAATTTCTTCAGTTTGACAATAAAGAAATAAGAGTCACCAATGCTGATATTGCCAAGGTTGACATGCAGCAGCTATATCTCCATTATCTTTTTATGGATATCACCAGGGACGGGCAGCCATACACGTACAATCCTGATATTAATGGAGGTTTTGTGGTAAGAAATGTGCTTGCAGAAGATTCAGACCTGGAAGCCGATTATGTTTGGATGAGATTTACTTTACGAAATTATGATCCGCTTGAAGGGAAACAGATCCATCTCTATGGAGGGTTCAATAATTTTCATCTGGACGAAAGCACTAAGCTCGAGTATAATAAGGAGAGTGGTTATTATGAGTTAGCGAGATTATTTAAGCAAGGATATTATAACTACAAATATGTGGTGACAGGTCCAGACGGGATTCAGGATGGAGCAATTAGTGGAAACTATGATGAAACTGAAAACAATTATACGATCTTGGCTTACTACAGAAGTCCGGGAGCTCGTTATGACAGACTGATTGGTGCAGGAGGTGCGAATTCAAGAAACATTCGTAATTAAGCTGTTTATATGCCAGATACTGAAAATAAGATTGAAATTTACCAGTATAGAGGTCAGCATTGTCTAAACTGCGAATTGCCTTTAGATAAAAACGACCGCTTTTGTCCCAATTGCGGACAATTAAATACTACTAAAAAACTTAGCTTTTCAGATCTATTCAACGAATTTTTTTCAGGAGTATTTGCCTATGACTCCAGGTTTCATCGGACTTTAAGAATTCTTCTTTTCAAACCCGGAAAGATTTCAAAAGATTATGTGGAAGGAAAGAGAACCAGGTACGCAAATCCCTTCAGGTTCTATCTGAGTGTTTCAATTATATTCTTTCTGATTTTTAGTCTTAGCCTGGACCCTAGCGAAAGTTTTGGACGACAGGACCGGGACGAAAACCTGCTTTCAAAACTGGATCGCAAGGAATTGAGCGAGGCTTCCATGGATTCCATCAATAAAGTATTGACCAGCGAAGATGTTGGTCTGGATAGCATCCAGAATAATGTTTTTACTGAAACTTATACTGAAAAGCTTGTGAGTCAGCCAGAACTTGACAGTATGAACTTTATTAGTGCTTTTGCGAAAAAAGCAGATCTATACTATGCCTACCAGGATGAAACAGGGATTTTTACCTCTTCACGGGCGCTAGATAGTTTGAAGCACGAGCAATCTAATTATAATCTCTGGCTCTACAAAAAGGCGGTGGATGCGGGAACCTTTTCAAAAGACCCGGCGCTATTTATAAACTACTTTATAGGAAAGTTACCTTTTATCATCTTCATCTTCTTGCCGGTTTTCGCGTTATTTATCTGGCTACTATATTCAAGAAGGGACTTTAATTATATGGAGCACCTCATCTTTGCATTTCACGTGCAAACGGTGTTTTTTGTACTCTACAGTTTTGCGCTGATACTTGAAATTGTCTTTAAATGGGAAATACTTACTACACTGGCAAATTTTGTATTTCTATTCTACTTATACAAAGCGATGCGATTTTTCTACGGACAAAAACGTGTTAAAACGATTTTAAAGTTTCTATTCCTGAACCTAATATTCTTTACATTAGCCACAGTCGCTGCAATCATATCATTGCTCGCTTCTTTTTCAATTTATTGAAACACATGATTCAACAGGTTACAAAAGGTATTAAGATTTCTGTGGAAACCAGGTTCGAAGGTAAGTTCTATAAGGACTTCCAGCTGAAGTATGCTTTTGCTTACCAGATCACAATTGAAAACCAGAGCAACGATTCTGTTCAGCTAAAATCCAGATTCTGGGAGATCAAAGATGCTTTGAGTGAAATTGAATATGTTTCAGGAGAAGGAGTGATTGGAAAAAAACCTGTTTTGAAACCCGGTGAAAGTCATACCTATCAAAGTGGTTGCTTACTCACCGCACCCATTGGTTCCATGTCTGGCTACTATAATATGATCAACTTCACGACTACGAATGAATTTCAGGTGAGAATCCCACCCTTCAGACTTGCCGCTACCTTTGCTTTAAACTAGTAAGGTATTCTTCTGAAGTGTCTTTATTTATTAAATTCTGATATGAAAAATGAATTCCATCAGGCTCATTAATGACCTGTGATATACTTTGAGTTTTGAGAAATCCCCGGTCTATGATCAATCCGTATTCCTTGTTTCCGTTACCTGCACTTTTGTGAAATTTCAATAGACTCTCGGCAGTATAACCTTCAGCGCTTACTTCTTCAAACCATTCTTTACGCTTTTTTTTCATTGCTTCAGAATAGAGCGGAGAAGATGACCAGATATGCTGAGTGATAGGAAGATATTCGTGCTTAGAATTTTTGCCATCCCATATTAGTTGTTGAAAGCATAAACCATCATGCCATTCTACAATGATCATTGTAAAAGGCTCGATCCCATCAAAATTATATTTGTTTATAAATGATCGCAATCTACACGAAGCAAGAAATTCTTTAACAACCACTCCCCGACTTTTTCGATATTCAGGCTTGCGCTCATGTGGTTTCTCAGCTCCATTCATAAGACATATACACCTGGAATGTTCGCTAACTCCTAGCCAGGTGCCTCCAGCCTGTTTATCTTTTGGGAAATATTGTCTTACACCTTCGAAGCGCTCCCATGCAGGTGGAAGGGTTTCGCGACCAACCGATTCATCCCGGTTAGAAGTTAATACAAAGCCAGACATAGACTCAGGACGGGGGACTAAAGTAACTGTGCACATGCTTTAAAATCAAAATTTTAAGGAAATGTACAAAAAAAGTTAAGCTTAAGTAAAGGCAAGCCAGATGTTATTGCGTGCAACTTAATTTTTTTACCTTTATCGGAATTAGAAATAAACGAAAAAACAAAATTTATATTTATGGGAAAAGGATTTTTTCACGTACCAGTAGCGGTTAACGAAGAAGTAAAAAGTTACGCTCCGGGAAGCCCAGAAAGAGAAGAAGTATTACTTACTTATAAAGACCTTTGGAATGCGAATACTGAAGTTCCTCTTTATATTGGAGCTGAAGAAGTAAAAACCGGGAATACCAGAACCATCAATCCTCCACATGATCACGCTCATGTTGCAGGAACTTATCACACTGCTGAGAAAAAGCATGTGGAAAGAGCTATTTCTGAAGCACTAGAGGCAAGAAAGAAATGGTCAAAACTGGAATGGGAACAAAGAGCTGCTATCTTTTTAAAAGCTGCAGATCTAATTTCCGGACCCTACAGACAAAAGATGAACGCTGCCACAATGATTGGGCAGTCTAAGAATATTTATCAGGCTGAAATTGATGCTGCTGCAGAGATCTGTGATTTCCTACGTTTTAACGTAGAGTATATGGCAGAACTTTATGATGAGCAACCAATTTCTTCAGATGGAGTTTGGAATCGCGTAGAATACAGACCACTAGAAGGTTTCGTTTATGCTATTACTCCTTTCAACTTTACGGCAATTGCAGGAAACCTTCCTTCAAGTGCTGCCCTTATGGGGAATGTTGCAGTTTGGAAACCAAGCGATAGCCAGATGCTATCGGCTCAGGTACTTATGGAAGTATTTAAAGAGGCAGGTTTGCCAGCAGGTGTGATCAACATGGTAAATGGTGATCCAGAAATGGTAACAGATACTGTATTGGCAAGTCCAGATTTTGCAGGAATCCATTTTACTGGAAGTACTAACGTATTTAAAGGGATTTGGGGAAAAATTGGAAACAATATTCAGAACTATAAAACATACCCAAGAATTGTCGGTGAAACTGGAGGAAAAGATTTTATCCTGGCCCACCCGACTGCAAAAGCTAAACATGTAGCAACTGCAATTTCCAGAGGAGCCTTTGAATATCAAGGTCAGAAATGTAGCGCGGCATCACGTGTTTATATTCCGAAAAGCCTTTGGCCGGAAATTAAAGATTTCGTAATCGAAGATGTACAATCTTTCAAAATGGGATCTCCGGAAGACATGTCTAATTTCATCAATGCTGTAATTCACGAAGGTTCTTTCGATAAGCTTGCAAGCTATATTGAAAAAGCTAAGAGCGATAAAAATGCTGAGATTGTAGTTGGAGGAAACTATGATAAATCTAAAGGTTACTTCATAGAACCTACCGTAATTCTTACATCAGATCCTCACTACACTACTATGGAAACTGAACTTTTTGGTCCGGTAGTAACAGTTTATGTATATGATGACAAGAATTTTGATGAATCCAAGTGGGCAGATATCTGCCAGACTGTAGATAACACGAGTATATATGCATTAACTGGAGCAATTATTTCTGGGGATCGTTACGCAGCTGCTCAGGCTACAGATTTATTGCAGAATGCCGCTGGAAACTTCTATATTAATGATAAACCAACTGGTGCAGTTGTAGGACAGCAGCCATTTGGTGGAGCAAGATCCAGTGGTACAAATGACAAAGCAGGATCAAAGATGAATCTTATGAGATGGATTTCTGTAAGATTGATCAAAGAGACTTTCGTCCCTGCTACAGATTATAGATACCCGTTTTTAGGAGAGTAATAATTTCTAAAAAGCATACTGTTTAAAAACCGCCTTTTCGGCGGTTTTTTTTGTTTACAGACTTTAAGGTAGATCACTTACAAAATCCAGCTACCACTTATATTCTACAATCATAATTTTTTGTTTTTTTAGCATAACATGCTACAATTCAAAATTTTAACTTAAATTTACTTTCCCCAAAAACTTGTTCCCCAGCAAGTTACACGCAAGGAAACCTGCGTAACTCCTACTACTGCTACCCTACGTGATATTTATTATTGTAATTAAACCGCCAGACTTATGGTTAAAAAATTACATTGGAATCTGTTTTTCTTACTATTCATTCTCCCAATTTTAAGTTGGGGGCAATGTCCTACGTCTGTAGGTATCACATCTAATCAAGGAGCAAGTATTTGCCAGGGAACTGATGTCACTTTTACTGCAAACCCAACCGGAGGAACCTCACCCGTATATGAATGGACTCTGAATGGTACAGTAGTTGGCAGTTCTTCGACCTATTCATCAAGTAGTCTGACTAATCAAGATAAAATTAGAGTAAAGGTTAGTTCTTCAACCGATTCAACTTGCGAAACTTTCAGTGATATTTTTACCATTACTGTAAACCCCAATAGAACCGGAACTGTTCAGATTCAGGCCAGCAAAACCTCAATTTGTCCTGGTGAAAATATTAGCTTCAGTATTGCATCAGTTTCCAATGCTGGAAGTGGTGCGGTTTACACTTGGAGAATTAATGGAAATACTGTAGGAAATAATAGTACTTCTTTTTCCAGTAGCGCACTGCAGAATAATGACGAAATTCAATTAAGTATTCAGTCTGGTATTCCCTGTACTCCAGACTTTAGTAGTAATACGATTATTATACAGGAAAAACCGGGAACACCCTCCCAACCAGCAAGCATTTCAGGAAATAATACTGTATGCCCTGGAACTACGCAGACATACAGTATTACGAATGTAACTGACGCTTCCGAATATGTCTGGACATTACCTTCTGGATGGTCTGGTAGTAGTGCAACAAACACAATAGACGTTACTTCAGGTTCAGCAGGTGGAAATATAAGCGTACAAGCAAAAAATAGCTGTGGTACCAGTACAATGCGAGACCTGAGTGTTACTGTACAACCAAATACTCCGAAAACCCCGGGAACTATTACTGGTCCCATTTCGGTCTGCCCGGGAATATCAGTAGATTATAGTATCGCTGCAGTTTTAAATGCAACAGAATACGTTTGGACTTTGCCGAATGGTACTGAACAAATAACAAATGATCCAGATATAACAGTTACTACTAATACTTCTGGTAGTAGTAATATTTCGGTTAAAGCCAGGAATAGTTGCGGCACGAGTGCTTCAAAAACATTATCAGTTACTGTAAAAGCGGGGAAACCGGCTACTCCAGGAGCTATAACCGGGGATACCAATATATGCCCGGCAACCACACAAACCTATTTAATTAAGGCAGTTCAGGGAGCTACATCTTACAATTGGACCCTTCCAAATGGCTGGACCGGATCAAGCTCTACACGTACCATAACGGTGACAAGCAATGCTAATGCAGGTGATATTGTTGTAACCGCTGAAAATGATTGTGATATAAGTGAATCCAGAACTCTAAGTATCGCAATAAAAGACGGAACACCTAATACTCCAGGAATAATCTCTGGAGCAACTGCGGTTTGTCCAACTACTTCAGAAACTTATACCGTAGCCGCAGTTGAAGGCGCTACAGAATATATCTGGACCATTCCTGGCAGCTTTTCAACCACCAGTACGGTTACAACGAATCCTACATTAAATATTACGGCTGGTAATTCAGGATCAGGTAATATAACTGTAAAAGCAAAGAATGATTGTGGTACAAGTACAGCTGCGAGTCTAGCAATTGGTATAAGCCAACCAGCTCCCGTTTTACCGGGTGATATAACCGGACCTACAAATGTTTGCAGTACCTCAACAGGAATAAGTTATTACATTCCTGCCGTTGCAAATGCTACCTCTTATTCATGGTCACTTCCACCAGGATGGACTATAACTTCCGGAAGTACTACACGTACTATCACAGTAAGCAGCAGTTCTAACAGCGGTACAATTTCTGTAATAGCCAGAAACGATTGTGGGGATAGCCCAGCAAAAAGTATTGCTGTTAGTAGTACCAACGGAGTACCTTCGCAACCGGGAGCCATTACTAGTAGTTTGGGGAACAATCCTAATGTATGCCCTCCATTAAATGGAGTAACTTTTAGTGTTCCTCCTGTAAGTAACAGTACTAGTTATACCTGGAGTCTTCCTCCCGGCTGGAATATTACAAGCGGTGAAAACACGAATACAATAACAGTTAATATTACTGCCAATGTTGACCTGAATAATGGAATTGTCAACGTAAATGCTAATAATATTTGCGGCTCTGGTACTTCCTCTGCCAATTTCAATGTTACCTTAGGTAATTTTGTAGTTGCGGATATGGGTGGGGACATCACAATTTGTAAAAACATTTCCCCAATACAAATTAATGCTGCAATAAGTTTTGGTAATAAAGGCTTAAAGGTTGTAGATGTTTATTCGCCGGACGATCCAAGTTTCAATCCAAATATCCCAAATGGAAAAGTAGATAATTTTTCATTTACCTACACCCCTACTTCTTCACATTTCGCAGACGATTCATTTAGAATAAGGTTAAAAACTGAAGATCCAAATGGCGCCTGTGATTCTAACGAAGATTTTAACGATGAAATTGTTATTTATTTCCTAGACAACCCCATAGCAAGTTTCGTCACCTCTAATTCTGAAATATGTTATAATACCAACACATCATTAGATATCAGCGGAACTCCAAACACATCCGTTACCTACTCAAATGGTTCGGGAAATGCTACGGTTGCTCTTGATGCTTCCGGTAAAGGGACAATAGCTACAGGTAACCTTACTCAAACAACCACCTATACTCTTCAATCTATTGCATATACAGATGGACCTGGTTGTTCACAAAATATTTCTTCTAATTCGACCATAACTGTTAACCCAATCCCTTCAGCAACCTTAACGTATAATGACGGCCCTTTCTGTAATTCAGATTCTGCTTCGTATTTGCCATCGTTTACAAACACAGTTGGTCAATTTCAAGAAGGAACATTTTCAGCTACAGGCATAAATGTTAATGCTACTGATGGATCTTTTTCTCCTAATGGGGTTAGTCCAGACACCTACACAATCACCTATAGTTTTAACGATTCACAGTCTTGTAATTATGCAGATATTACTACAGATATCGTAGTTTATGATGTGATCACCATCCCTTCTCAACCTACAGATACAAGAGTTTGTGAGGGGGATGCAATAAACTTGTCTATAGAAGCAACGGGTGATGGTCTTGGATACCAATGGTATAAAGGAAGCGGTACAGGTTCACCCATTAGCGATGCAACTTCTTCTGACTTTAATATTAGTACATCGTCTGCTTCAGATTCAGGAACTTACTATGTAATAATTACGGGGATATCTCCATGTACTGAATTGAAATCTGAAGAAATCGAAGTAATTGTAGATCAAAACATTGAGATTACTGAAATTTCGACTGATGCTCCAAACAATGAAATTTGTGAAAATGCATTGGTAACTTTTTCGGTAACTGCTACTGCAGGCACAGAAAGTCTTCAATATCAATGGCATAATTCAGACGGCCCGATATCGGGCGCTACAGGAGAAACATATGTTCTTAACAATGCTTCCCTAACTGATGCAGATGATTATTATGTTGAGATAAGCGGGAGTAATGGATACATATGTGATTCGGCAACTTCAGAAACTATAACTTTAGCTGTGAACGAAATTCCGAATGCAGATATAAGCTATTCAGGTCCATTTTGCAATTCAGATTCAGAAGTAAAAAGCGTTAGTTTCAGTAATACGGCAGGCGATTATACTGGAGGAAGCTTTTCATTTACAGTGATCTCAGGCGGCAATAATCTTAATATAAATACTGAATCTGGTGAAATTGATTCTTCATTAAGTGATCCAGGAGTTTATGAAATTAGTTATAGTACAGCTGAATCTGGAGGTTGCGCTCAAGTTATTGAAACTACACAAATAACAATTACAGAAGCTCCTACAGCTAATATTAGTTTTGCCAACGATCAAACTGAATTTTGTAATGATGCCAGCCAGGGGATTATTACCCCTATTCTAACGGGAACAGGAAATTATACCGGAGGTACATTTGACGGTATTTCAGGTATAAACACATCTACCGGAGCCATAGATCTAAATGGAATTGTTGCAGGAAATTATTCAGTTACCTACTCAATACAAGCCTCAGAGGGTTGTCCTTCACAGATTGTAAGTATTGATATTGTTGTAAATGATAAAATAAATATCACCTCCCAACCTTTTAACATTGGAGCGTGCTCTGGTGCTGAAATTCAACTTGAGGTAGCAGCCTCCGGTGCTGATTTAAATTATCAGTGGTTTAAGGGTACATATCCTGGAACAGCAATAACCGGAGCCAATACTGCCATTTTCGGGATTTCCCCAGTAAATTCGCCAGATAACGGAATTTATTATGCAGAAGTTTCGGCGGCTAATTCATGCTCGTTGGTGAGATCGGAAGAAGTTACGGTAAGCGTAGATGAAAATATAATCGTTACTACTCAACCGCAGGATGAGTCGGCTTGTTCTGGTGATGATATTACATTTAATATTGCAGCGACAGCAAATGGAGGATCAGTGAGTTATCAATGGATGTTTAACGGTGCAAACCTTACAGGTGAAACAGGAGACTCTCTAACTCTAACATCTTTATCTCTTGCTGACGCCGGAGAATATTCAGTATTCATAGAAGGACCAGATGGATATACCTGTTCAACAATAGCTTCTGGAGCTGCTACACTTACTGTCAATGAACCACCAACAGTGAATGCCGGAGATAACTTCGAGGTATGCACTGGTAGTAATAGTTTTAATATTGGTGAAGATGCAACTGCAAGTAATTTTTCAAGTCTGCAATGGAGTTCTTCCGGCGGCGGTACTTTTAGCGATGAAACCGCGTTACAAACCACTTACTCTCCAGCAACAGGTGAAACAGGATCAGTAACACTTACATTAACCGCTAATGGTAATGGAGTTTGTTCTTCCATTACAGATGACCTCATCGTAAATATCGAACCTCTCCCAGTAATTTCATTGTTTAAATATGCTGCGGAAGAATTTTGTGTTTCCATTTCTGTTACTCAGGCTCCAACAATTACTGGTGAAAACGCTTATCTCAATGGAACATTTAGGGTCACACCTACTGATGCTGGAGATGTACTTTCTATTGATGCTGCAGGAAATATCAATCCTTCATTAAGTGATCCTGGTGAATATATCATTACTTATGCAACTCCTTCATCTGGTATTTGCGATGTGGTAGAAGCAGATTTCACTGTAATTATTGGCGATTTGCCGGATGCCTCTTTCAGTTATGATGCTGAAGAATATTGCAGGAACACAAGAGAGGATACTGTAACCGACCCGGCAATTACGATCAATGCCGGCGGAGAAAATGCAGATAGTTTTTCATATACTGGTTCAGGAAACCTAGAATTGGAAAGTACAACAGGAGCCATAGATATATACAATTCAGAGGCTGGTGAATACATAATTACCAGAACTATTGATTATTCAGGAGATAATGAGGATGGTTGTGATCCGGTTTCAGAAACCTTTACGATCACTATTAATAATAAACCTATACCGGACTTTAACTATGCTAGTTCTGAATTCTGTTCAGATGATACTGATCCTTCTCCTACAGCTGCAAATAATGGTGTTGGGGTATTCACTTTTGCTCCAACCGCTGGAGAAGGAGGTAACCTACTTTCTATCAATCCCAGTTCCGGAGAAATAGATCTGGATACAAGTGATCCAGGGTCATACATCATCACTAATACGGTAGACAATTCAGATGATGTATGTGAAGAAGTCTCCTTTGAATTTGAGATGACTATCTATGAGAAGAAAGATCCGACTTTTACATATACAGAAACCGATTATTGTATATCTGAATTACAGGCTACGGTTACACCTGGATTTGCTTCCGGAGGAACTTTTTCAAGTACAACTTTAGGCAGTAATTATTTAAATCCTGTAACTGGACAAATAGATTGGGAAAATATATCAAGTATAACTGGCACCCATAACATCACATATACTATTCCTGCGAATGGGACTTGCGAAGCAGTATCGCATGATTTTGAAATAAAAATTGATGCACTTCCAGAGGGCGGTGAAGCTTTATGGTCTAAGAATGATGAACGACTTTTTCTAACATGCGCCAACCCTGTTTCAGGATATGCAAGTACTCTGAATCTTATCGGTTATGTGGGAGAGATCATTGGTTGGGAGTATAGAGGATCCTCTTCAACTTCCTGGAGTTCTATAAATAGTACAAATGCAACACTAACGGAAAATCAAATAGAGTCAGCAGTATCACCGGGAGATGAATCTACAGTATTTCGAGCATTATTATCAAACAATTCATGCGATGGTGGAGTTT contains:
- a CDS encoding NRDE family protein gives rise to the protein MCTVTLVPRPESMSGFVLTSNRDESVGRETLPPAWERFEGVRQYFPKDKQAGGTWLGVSEHSRCICLMNGAEKPHERKPEYRKSRGVVVKEFLASCRLRSFINKYNFDGIEPFTMIIVEWHDGLCFQQLIWDGKNSKHEYLPITQHIWSSSPLYSEAMKKKRKEWFEEVSAEGYTAESLLKFHKSAGNGNKEYGLIIDRGFLKTQSISQVINEPDGIHFSYQNLINKDTSEEYLTSLKQR
- the apaG gene encoding Co2+/Mg2+ efflux protein ApaG; this translates as MIQQVTKGIKISVETRFEGKFYKDFQLKYAFAYQITIENQSNDSVQLKSRFWEIKDALSEIEYVSGEGVIGKKPVLKPGESHTYQSGCLLTAPIGSMSGYYNMINFTTTNEFQVRIPPFRLAATFALN
- a CDS encoding DUF3667 domain-containing protein, coding for MPDTENKIEIYQYRGQHCLNCELPLDKNDRFCPNCGQLNTTKKLSFSDLFNEFFSGVFAYDSRFHRTLRILLFKPGKISKDYVEGKRTRYANPFRFYLSVSIIFFLIFSLSLDPSESFGRQDRDENLLSKLDRKELSEASMDSINKVLTSEDVGLDSIQNNVFTETYTEKLVSQPELDSMNFISAFAKKADLYYAYQDETGIFTSSRALDSLKHEQSNYNLWLYKKAVDAGTFSKDPALFINYFIGKLPFIIFIFLPVFALFIWLLYSRRDFNYMEHLIFAFHVQTVFFVLYSFALILEIVFKWEILTTLANFVFLFYLYKAMRFFYGQKRVKTILKFLFLNLIFFTLATVAAIISLLASFSIY
- a CDS encoding DUF5103 domain-containing protein, with protein sequence MKGFLIFFAFCLLQPCIYGQVVKETLPPPFIRTIIFQGDSVENKGNPIIRLGANLQLSFDDIIGDEADYYYTIEHYNFDWTPSQLNKNEYLEGFDDVRIINYRNSLNTLQPYTHYELDIPNKNVRGLKVSGNYMISVYNAQREKVFSRKFMVYEPVAQITAEVKRARNLQFIDEKQIINFSINSPDLLLKNPDRNVKVSLIQNFNLKTAITDLKPQYTIANELIYRYDTESSFVGGNEFLQFDNKEIRVTNADIAKVDMQQLYLHYLFMDITRDGQPYTYNPDINGGFVVRNVLAEDSDLEADYVWMRFTLRNYDPLEGKQIHLYGGFNNFHLDESTKLEYNKESGYYELARLFKQGYYNYKYVVTGPDGIQDGAISGNYDETENNYTILAYYRSPGARYDRLIGAGGANSRNIRN
- the pruA gene encoding L-glutamate gamma-semialdehyde dehydrogenase, which gives rise to MGKGFFHVPVAVNEEVKSYAPGSPEREEVLLTYKDLWNANTEVPLYIGAEEVKTGNTRTINPPHDHAHVAGTYHTAEKKHVERAISEALEARKKWSKLEWEQRAAIFLKAADLISGPYRQKMNAATMIGQSKNIYQAEIDAAAEICDFLRFNVEYMAELYDEQPISSDGVWNRVEYRPLEGFVYAITPFNFTAIAGNLPSSAALMGNVAVWKPSDSQMLSAQVLMEVFKEAGLPAGVINMVNGDPEMVTDTVLASPDFAGIHFTGSTNVFKGIWGKIGNNIQNYKTYPRIVGETGGKDFILAHPTAKAKHVATAISRGAFEYQGQKCSAASRVYIPKSLWPEIKDFVIEDVQSFKMGSPEDMSNFINAVIHEGSFDKLASYIEKAKSDKNAEIVVGGNYDKSKGYFIEPTVILTSDPHYTTMETELFGPVVTVYVYDDKNFDESKWADICQTVDNTSIYALTGAIISGDRYAAAQATDLLQNAAGNFYINDKPTGAVVGQQPFGGARSSGTNDKAGSKMNLMRWISVRLIKETFVPATDYRYPFLGE